GGTCGTCAGCCAGCGCTGGCTGCAGTCGATCAGCTGGATCACCGACTGCATGGCGTCCACCGAATCTCCCTTCTGCGCCCCGAGCTGCCAGACCACCGCCTGACGGGGGCTCACGAGCCGCGCCCGGCTGCGTTCCTGCCATTCCTGACGGGCCACCTTCAGCTGCTCCTCCAACCCTTTGACCTGGAGGCTCTGGGTGCGCACATCCCCTTCCGCGTTCTCCAGGGCGATGGTCGCCTCCTGCAGGCGGACCACCGGATCGGAGCTGCTGCGGTTGTTGCGCAGGGTGAGGTCGTCCCGGGAGGCCTGCAGGATCGCCGTCTGACCCGCCAGCTGGGCGGCAAGCCCCCGCACCTCGCGATCCCGCTGCAGTTCGGTGGTGCGGGCCCGGTCGACCACGTTCGCAGCCACGGCGCCGGCCCGGAAGAGCTCCTCCTGCCGCCGGGTCTCTCGGCGGGCGAAGGCCAGTTCCTTTCGGGCCCGATCCAGGGCGAACCCAAGACCGTCGCGGTCGCTGCGGTCGCGGGAGATCTCCAGGGTCCGCTGCTGGCGGGCATCCTGCTGCAGACGGTTCACGAGCTGCTGCCGGAGATCCCTGCGGGTCTGCAGATCCTGCAGCCGGGCGCGGGCGGTCCGCAGGTCGGTCTCGAGGGCGGCGAGGCTGTCGCGCCGTGCCATCGGGTTCACCACGATGGCCAGGGTCTGTCCGGCGCGAACCTCCATGCCCGTTCCCACCGAGAGATTCTCAAGCGTGCCACTGACGGGACTGCGCAGGACGATCGGGGTGGCGTTGATGACCGCGTCGCGGGAACGTGCGGTGAAAAAGTTGATCACGATGGCGAGGGCTGTGATCAGCAGACCGGCCGAAATCACCAGGATGGTGAGATCGGCTCTCCGGGAGCGGGGAATCGCATCGTCCTCTTCCGGGTCGGGGCCTTCGATCGGTGCCTCGGGGAGGAAGGGTGGACCGGGAGCCTGGGGTGGATCGCCAGCTCTGAGCGGGTCGAGGTGGAGAAGACCGCTGATGGCTGATAACATCCAGGTGGCATATGGAATGGTGGTTGATTCTATAGGCGTCAGGATTTATCGGGTGAAAGTATCCTTTTGATTACCTGTTAATGGCTGGTGATCCTGATGACTTTGCCCCTGGTGGCTTGAGGGCGGCCTGGATGGCTGCGCTGGCCGCTTTCGGTCGGTTGTTGTCATCGAAGGGCAGAGGCCGCTGGGGCAGGCCATCTGCCCGGGGCATGAACGCATTCAGCCAGGTGGTGCGATCACTCAATCCCCAGGTGGTGATCAGTTTCAGCCGCGGTTCCGGCAAAACCGCTGCCAGGAAGGCGCCATACACCGCCGCCACGGCCCGGTCCCGCTCCGGGATGGCCGCCGGCAGTTCCCGGTCGTTCACGTCCAGTTCGGTCACGAGGATGTCCAGGTCCAGGGCTGCCAGCTCCCGCAGGAAGGCGGGCAGGGTGCGGAAGGTGGTCGGTCCGCTGCCGTTGGCGTAGAGATGGGCCTGCAGGCCCACGGCATGGAGGGGAACGCCGCGCTGCCGCAGCTGCCGCAGGAGCGTCAGGAAGGCCTGCCGCTTGCGTTGCGTCTTGGCGTCATCGCCCTCCAGCCCGTACTCGTTGATCACCAGGGCCGCCTGCGGATCGGCCCGGTGCGCGAGGGTCAGCGCCCGGGCGATGTAGCCGGGGCCCAGCCGCTCCAGCCAGAGGCTGCGGCGCAGGCCCGTGCCGTCGTCGGCGATCGGCTCGTTCACCACGTCCCACGACGGCAGCTGGCCGCGGTAGTGGCCCACGACGGTGCCGATGTAGGTCGCCATGGCCCGATCCAGCTCCGCCGGCGGCAGGGCCTTCACCCAGGCCGGCAGCTGCTCGTGCCACACCAGGGTGTGGCCCCGCATCGCCAGGCCCTGTGCACGGGCGAAGGCCAGCAGCCGGTCCGGGGCGTTGAAATCGAAGCGCCCGGGCGTGGCCTCCACCCCATCCCACTTCAGTTCCGATTCGGGCACGATCAGGCCGCTCTGCTCGCTCACCAGGCGGCGCAGGCCCGGATCCCGCAGCTGGTCATTGGTGACGGCGGTGCCCCAGCGCAGCCCGCGCGCCGCCGCCAGCCCCTGCAGGGTCGGGGCCGCCTCCGGCGGCAGGGCCCGGGCCACGCTCCAGCCCAGGGCGGCCACCACGGCGATCACGATCAGTTGCCGTCGTCGCATGGACCGGGGACAGGGGCACCCCCGTCACTCTGGCCGTCCGTCCCGGCGCCGTCATCCACGCGGGAGGCTCAGGCCGGATCCGCCGCCAGCAGCGCCCGCAGGCCGTCCTCGTCCAGCACGGCAACACCCAGGGACTGGGCCTTGGTGAGCTTGCTGCCGGCTTCCTCGCCGGCCACCACGTAGCTGGTCTTCCGGCTCACCGAGCCGCTCACCTTCCCTCCGGCCGCCTCGATCAGGGCCTGGGCCGCGGCGCGACTCAGGGAGGGGAGGGTGCCGGTGAGCACGAAGGTGAGCCCCGCCAGGGGCATCCCCGCCGGTGCCCCCCCATCGCCGCTGCCATCCGGCTCCGGGGGGGCGGCCAGGGAGAAGCCCAGCGCCCCCAGGTGCTCCAGCAACAACCGATTGGCCGGCGTGGCGAACCACTGCCGCAGGGACTGGGCGATCTCAGGGCCGATGCCGAAGACTGCCGTGAGCCGATCGGCGGGCTCGCTGGCCTCGCCGGCTTCGTTTGCTTCGTCGGCGAGGGCGGCGTCCTCCAGGGCCGCGGCGCTGGGGAAGGCCCGGGCCAGGGCCTTGGCATTCACCTCCCCCACGTGGTGGATGCCGAGGCCATAGAGCTGGCGGTGCCAGGGCTGTTGCTTCGACGTCTCCAGGGCGGCCACCAGCTTGGCGGCCGAGGTCTCCCCCATGCGCTCCAGGCTGGCCAGCAGGGCGGCATCGAGCCGGTAGAGGTCGGGGATCGAGGCCACCAGGCCCCGGTCCACCAGCTGCTCGATCAGCTTGATGCCCAGGCCGTCCACATCGAGGGCCCCCTTGCTCACCCAGTGGCGCAGGGAGCCCCGCAGGATGGCGGGGCAGCCGTTGTTGACGCAGCGGGTGGCGGCCTCCCCCTCCTCCCGCACCAGCGCCGAACCGCACTCCGGGCAGGTGGGGGGCAGCTCCAGCCGCCTGGCCCCCGCCGGGCGAAGCTCGACCAGCACCCGCACCACCTCGGGGATGATCTCGCCCGCCTTGCGCACCACGATCGTGTCGCCGGCGCAGAGATCCAGCTCCGCCAGGCGATCGGCGTTGTGGAGGGTGGCGCGGCTCACGGTGGTGCCGGCCAGGGGCACCGGTTCGAACTCCGCCACCGGCGTCACGACCCCCGTGCGGCCCACCTGGCAGGTGAGGCGCAGCAGGCGGCTGGGGGCCTCCTCGGCGGCGTACTTGAGGGCGATCGCCCAGCGGGGCGCCTTCTGGGTGAAGCCCGCCTCCTCCTGCAGGCGCAGGTCGTCGAGTTTCACCACCACCCCATCGGTGGCGTAGGGCAGGCCGCGGCGCTCCTGCTCCCAGCGGTCGCAGAAGGCCTTCACCGCCGCCAGATCGGGGCAGAGGGCGCAGTGGGGATTGACGCGGAACCCGGCCGCCTTCAGCCACGCCAGGGCCTGCCACTGGCTGCGGGGCCCGGCAGGGTCTCCAGGGCCGGCTTTCCAGCCCTCGGGCAGGTGCAGGGTGTAGGCGAAGAACGACAGGCCGCGGGACGCCACCACCTTTGGATCCAGCTGCCGCAGGGTGCCGGCACAGGCGTTGCGCGGATTGGCGAAGGGGGCCTCGCCCCGCTCAGCGCGCTCAGCGTTGATGGCCGCGAAGGTCCCCTCGGGGATGAAGGCCTCACCGCGCACCTCCACCCACGCGGGGGGCAGCTCCAGGTCGAGGCGCAGGGGCACGCTGCGGATCGTGCGCACGTTGGCGGTGATCTCCTCGCCCCGCTCCCCGTCCCCCCGGGTGGCGGCCCGCACCAGCACCCCCTGCTCGTAGCTGAGGGCGAGGGCATTGCCGTCGATCTTGAGTTCGCCCACCATTGGCAGGGCCGGCGCTGGTGCGCCCTCCTGGGCCTCCCGGTCGAGCACCCGCAGCAGCCGGGTGTACCAGCCGTCGAGCTCGTCGTGGGAGAAGGCGTTGTCGAGGCTCAGCAGGCCGATCCGGTGGGCCACGCTGGTGAAGGCCTCGGCCGGGGCACCGCCCACCCGGCGGGTGGGGCTGTCGGGTCGGATCAGCTCCGGATCGGCCTCCTCCAGTGCCACGAGCTCCCGGTAAAGCCGGTCATAGACCGGGTCCTCCATCACCGGAGCATCGAGCACGTAGTAGGCGTGGGCAGCGCGGTGGAGCAGCCGCCGCAGTTCCTCCGCCCGGGCTTGGGCCACGGCTCAGGCGGCCGCCAGCTTGGTGATGCGATCCACCCGCCAGGCCTCCTCCACCTTCACGAAGGTGAAGTCGAGGGGGAGTTCCTCCTTGCCGTCGCTCTTGAGCTTGACCGTCAGGATCACCTGGCCCTCCTGCAGCCGGGGCCGGCCGGACTTGAGGTTGCGGTACTTGTTGAGCTGCAGCCCGGCCAGGAAGCGGATGAACTGCTGGCGGTTGACGTGGGAGCGGTAGTTGCGGGTGGTGAGCAGGTAGGCCCCGTCCACCTGGCCGGAGGCCACCTGGGTGAAGAACTGCTTGATCAGCGGATTGATGCCCCGGGCACTGAGCACCAGCCTGACCGCCGAGATGGTCCAGTACAGAAGCAAGCCACCGGCTCCCGCGAGCAGGAGCTTGGTGCCGATGTCGCGGGCCAGTCCCCAGTCCATGGTGATCCCATCCGTTCGCAGCGTTGCAGAGTCTGACGGACGACCCCACCAGAATGGGCCGATGCCCCTGGAACCGCTGCTGCCCCTGTTCCACCGGCTCAACCGCGAGCACTTCGACGGCCAGCTCACCCGGGAGAACCGGCCCCTGGTGGATGTGCGCTGGAGCGACGGCCGCCTCACCCGCACCGCCGGGCTCTACCGGCGGGGGCGTCTGGCCGACGGGCGTGACCTGTGCGAGATCGTCCTCTCCCGCCCTCTGCTGGAGCCGCTGCCGCGGCAGGCCACCCTGGGCACCCTGTGCCACGAGATGATCCACGCCTGGGTGGACCGGGTGCTGGCGGTGCAGGAGGTCCATGGCCCCCGCTTCCGAACCCGGATGGAGCAGATCAACCGGGCCCAGGACGACTTTCAGGTGAGCCTGCGGCATCGTTACCCCCTGCCGGTGGCGGCCAGCCGCTGGATCGCCCGCTGCCCGCGCTGCGACAGCCGCACGCCCTACCAGCGCCGCCGCCAGGGCCTGGCCTGCCGCCACTGCTGCGAGCGTCTCCATGGCGGGCGCTGGGATGCGAGCTGCCTGCTGGTGTTCGAGCCCAACACCGCCTAGGTTCTGGCGCAGGTGTTGGGGCCGATGGCGACATTTCTGTGGACCCTGGAATGGGGCGGCTTCACCATTGCCCTGGTGGGGATGGGGCGGGAGCACTGGTTGTCCGGTCGGCGCCGTTAAACTGGCCTGATGCATCCGATGGATCAGGGCGACGGCCGCGTGCGGGATCCCTGGGACCGCGACCCCCCCGACCGCGAATCCCGCGATCGCGACCCCAGAGAACGCGAATCCCGCGATCGCGACCTCCTGCAGCGCGATGGACGCGAGCGTGAGCTGGCCCGGCGCCCCCGTGGCGGCGGCGATCCCCTCGATCAGCGCGTGGATCGCTGGGTGACGGCCGGCCGGCAGTTCGTCGAGGGGGTGGCGGGGTCCCGGCCCGGTGGCCGTCCCGCCGGGCGGGGGGGCGAGCGCCGCCCCCAGCTCCGGCCCCGGATCGACGAACTCGGCCGCTGGGTGGAAGGCCGCCTCGACTGGCTGCTCGACGACGGCGACGACTGGAGGGAACCCTGGCAGGAGAGCGACCGCGGCGCCCCAGGGGCCCCGGAGCCGCCACCAGCTCCCCTCCGGTCCCGCCGGCCGATGCTTGAGGCGGTGTCCCGGCGCGTCCGCCCGGCTTCGCCGTCCCGTCCCCCCGTCGCCGAGGCCCGTTCCGCCTCGGCCTCCGCTCCCATCTCTGCCTCGGCTCCCGCCGCCGGGGCCGACGATGACTGGCCCGATGACGACAGCTTCACCCTGCCCCGCTGGCAACGCCCCGAGGCGGCCCGGCGCGACGGCAGCGGCGAGCGCGTCCCGGGCTCGGGCGAGCCGGACGCGGCCTTCACCCCTGCGGCCTCCGGCCGGCCGCTGCCCCGCTCCAGCCGTCGCCGTGCCTGAGCCGCCGATACCTCCATTTCGGCAGGTTGTGGGTTAGGACTGACGTCGTACCTGAAGGGATCTCGGCCATGAGCAGCCTGGTGGTGGTTGGGTTTCCGTCCGTTGAGGAGGCCGACCAGGTGCGGCGTCAGCTGGTGGAGATCCAGAAGGAGGAACTGATCGCCCTCGAGGACGCGGTGGTCGTCGAGGCCGAACCGGACGGCAAGGTGCGCCTGCACCAGTCGGTCAACCTCACCAAGGCCGGCGCCCTCGGCGGCGGCTTCTGGGGCACGCTCGTGGGCCTGCTGTTCCTCAACCCCCTGCTCGGGGCGGCCGTCGGCGCCGGCCTGGGGGCCGCTTCAGGTTCCCTGTCGGATCTGGGCATCAACGACAACTTCATGCGCGAGGTGGGAGAAACCCTCCCCCCCGGCAGCGCGGCCCTCTGCCTGCTGCTGCGCGACGCCACCCCCGACCGGCTGATCGAGAGGCTGCGGGTTCATGCGCCCCACGCCAAGCTGCTGCGCACCAACCTCAGCCATACCGACGAGGACCGGCTGCGTCAGATGCTCGAGCAGGCGAGCAAG
This genomic stretch from Cyanobium gracile PCC 6307 harbors:
- a CDS encoding DUF1269 domain-containing protein, with the translated sequence MSSLVVVGFPSVEEADQVRRQLVEIQKEELIALEDAVVVEAEPDGKVRLHQSVNLTKAGALGGGFWGTLVGLLFLNPLLGAAVGAGLGAASGSLSDLGINDNFMREVGETLPPGSAALCLLLRDATPDRLIERLRVHAPHAKLLRTNLSHTDEDRLRQMLEQASKQAQALRLS
- a CDS encoding SprT family zinc-dependent metalloprotease; the protein is MPLEPLLPLFHRLNREHFDGQLTRENRPLVDVRWSDGRLTRTAGLYRRGRLADGRDLCEIVLSRPLLEPLPRQATLGTLCHEMIHAWVDRVLAVQEVHGPRFRTRMEQINRAQDDFQVSLRHRYPLPVAASRWIARCPRCDSRTPYQRRRQGLACRHCCERLHGGRWDASCLLVFEPNTA
- a CDS encoding HlyD family secretion protein, whose amino-acid sequence is MLSAISGLLHLDPLRAGDPPQAPGPPFLPEAPIEGPDPEEDDAIPRSRRADLTILVISAGLLITALAIVINFFTARSRDAVINATPIVLRSPVSGTLENLSVGTGMEVRAGQTLAIVVNPMARRDSLAALETDLRTARARLQDLQTRRDLRQQLVNRLQQDARQQRTLEISRDRSDRDGLGFALDRARKELAFARRETRRQEELFRAGAVAANVVDRARTTELQRDREVRGLAAQLAGQTAILQASRDDLTLRNNRSSSDPVVRLQEATIALENAEGDVRTQSLQVKGLEEQLKVARQEWQERSRARLVSPRQAVVWQLGAQKGDSVDAMQSVIQLIDCSQRWLTTTVAENDLNRIRLGSNARIQLVGNRDRLRGEVIGIRSGIGRTQLGDEAPQPVPINLARESEVKIRILNDFPAPPGEFCYVGFSARVSFES
- the ligA gene encoding NAD-dependent DNA ligase LigA encodes the protein MAQARAEELRRLLHRAAHAYYVLDAPVMEDPVYDRLYRELVALEEADPELIRPDSPTRRVGGAPAEAFTSVAHRIGLLSLDNAFSHDELDGWYTRLLRVLDREAQEGAPAPALPMVGELKIDGNALALSYEQGVLVRAATRGDGERGEEITANVRTIRSVPLRLDLELPPAWVEVRGEAFIPEGTFAAINAERAERGEAPFANPRNACAGTLRQLDPKVVASRGLSFFAYTLHLPEGWKAGPGDPAGPRSQWQALAWLKAAGFRVNPHCALCPDLAAVKAFCDRWEQERRGLPYATDGVVVKLDDLRLQEEAGFTQKAPRWAIALKYAAEEAPSRLLRLTCQVGRTGVVTPVAEFEPVPLAGTTVSRATLHNADRLAELDLCAGDTIVVRKAGEIIPEVVRVLVELRPAGARRLELPPTCPECGSALVREEGEAATRCVNNGCPAILRGSLRHWVSKGALDVDGLGIKLIEQLVDRGLVASIPDLYRLDAALLASLERMGETSAAKLVAALETSKQQPWHRQLYGLGIHHVGEVNAKALARAFPSAAALEDAALADEANEAGEASEPADRLTAVFGIGPEIAQSLRQWFATPANRLLLEHLGALGFSLAAPPEPDGSGDGGAPAGMPLAGLTFVLTGTLPSLSRAAAQALIEAAGGKVSGSVSRKTSYVVAGEEAGSKLTKAQSLGVAVLDEDGLRALLAADPA
- a CDS encoding endo-1,4-beta-xylanase, producing MRRRQLIVIAVVAALGWSVARALPPEAAPTLQGLAAARGLRWGTAVTNDQLRDPGLRRLVSEQSGLIVPESELKWDGVEATPGRFDFNAPDRLLAFARAQGLAMRGHTLVWHEQLPAWVKALPPAELDRAMATYIGTVVGHYRGQLPSWDVVNEPIADDGTGLRRSLWLERLGPGYIARALTLAHRADPQAALVINEYGLEGDDAKTQRKRQAFLTLLRQLRQRGVPLHAVGLQAHLYANGSGPTTFRTLPAFLRELAALDLDILVTELDVNDRELPAAIPERDRAVAAVYGAFLAAVLPEPRLKLITTWGLSDRTTWLNAFMPRADGLPQRPLPFDDNNRPKAASAAIQAALKPPGAKSSGSPAINR